A region from the Acomys russatus chromosome 24, mAcoRus1.1, whole genome shotgun sequence genome encodes:
- the LOC127206994 gene encoding tetratricopeptide repeat protein 16-like, with amino-acid sequence MGCLSPRGPGTLRRWAWWELVGLRATGWRGPRRPLCPELPGEANGCSWHIFPVLSISTSGFEVSTSQEYRSTSNTAPSQSSLAKPQSSEPRKKIGHRGLSRGSKATQAAEYLNPPSGQRCNSSKAEAPQGPKPKPRKTEAPQSPRSSTTEVTRVKKPSKTRAALSPGQRLRRSRAVGAHSLKPKAHGNSQKQTKRSSRTHLFQDSSGSLTSTNESQDRPPEPSKDDPSSWSESPATSSSRSGNLLEQNLQLSKSKVSQESEDSPQLSKSKMSQESEDSPQLSKSMMSQESEDTPTP; translated from the coding sequence ATGGGCTGCTTGTCACCCCGTGGCCCAGGAACATTGAGACGGTGGGCCTGGTGGGAGCTGGTAGGCCTCAGGGCTACTGGCTGGAGGGGGCCTAGAAGGCCCCTCTGCCCAGAGCTGCCTGGAGAGGCCAATGGCTGCTCTTGGCACATTTTCCCAGTTTTAAGCATCAGCACATCAGGCTTCGAGGTGTCAACCAGTCAGGAATACAGGAGCACTTCCAACACGGCGCCCTCCCAGTCCTCACTGGCAAAGCCCCAGTCCTCAGAGCCCAGGAAGAAAATAGGGCACCGAGGCCTGAGCAGGGGCTCCAAGGCCACCCAGGCCGCAGAGTACCTAAACCCTCCCAGCGGCCAAAGGTGCAACTCCAGCAAGGCAGAGGCTCCCCAAGGCCCAAAGCCAAAGCCCAGGAAGACAGAGGCTCCCCAGAGCCCGCGCTCCAGCACAACAGAAGTCACCAGGGTCAAAAAGCCTAGCAAGACCAGGGCTGCCCTGAGCCCCGGGCAGAGGCTCAGAAGATCCAGGGCTGTCGGCGCCCACAGCTTGAAGCCCAAGGCCCACGGCAACagccagaaacaaacaaagaggtcGAGCCGGACCCACCTTTTCCAAGACAGCAGTGGGAGCCTGACCAGTACCAATGAGTCCCAGGACCGGCCTCCAGAGCCCAGCAAGGATGACCCCTCAAGCTGGAGTGAGAGCCCAGCAACGAGCTCCAGCAGGAGTGGTAATCTCCTGGAACAGAACCTACAACTCAGTAAATCCAAGGTGTCCCAGGAGTCGGAGGATTCACCACAACTCAGTAAATCCAAGATGTCCCAGGAGTCGGAGGATTCGCCACAACTCAGTAAATCCATGATGTCCCAGGAGTCGGAGGATACGCCCACCCCTTAG
- the Tor2a gene encoding prosalusin isoform X1, whose translation MAVARHGCQPWGSILGLLGLALAAATSWDVGSLRCSFGSFCECDFRPDLPGLECDLARHLAGQHLAKALVVKSLKAFVQDPAPRKPLVLSLHGWTGTGKSYVSSLLAQYLFQGGFRSPHVHHFSPIIHFPHPSRTEQYKKELKSWVQGNLTACGRSLFLFDEMDKLPPGLMEVLQPFLGPSWVVYGTNYRKAIFIFISNTGGEQINQVALEAWRSRRDREEISLQELEPAVSRAVLDNRHHGFWQSGIMEEHLLDAVVPFLPLQRHHVRHCVLNELAQLGLEPREEVVQAVLDSTTYFPEEELLFSSNGCKTVASRVTFFL comes from the exons ATGGCGGTGGCTAGGCACGGCTGCCAGCCCTGGGGCTCGATCCTCGGGCTGCTCGGGCTGGCCTTGGCCGCCGCCACCTCCTGGGACGTGGGTTCTCTGCGCTGCAGCTTCGGCTCGTTCTGCGAGTGCGACTTCAGGCCGGACTTGCCCG GTCTGGAATGTGACCTGGCTCGACACCTAGCTGGCCAGCATTTGGCCAAGGCCCTGGTGGTAAAGTCACTGAAGGCCTTTGTACAGGACCCAGCCCCGAGAAAGCCACTGGTCCTTTCCCTGCACGGCTGGACAGGCACCGGAAAGTCCTACGTTAGCTCCCTGCTGGCACAGTATCTCTTCCAGGGTGGCTTCCGCAGCCCTCACGTGCACCACTTCTCCCCCATCATCCACTTCCCGCACCCCAGCCGCACTGAGCAGTACAAG AAGGAGCTCAAGAGCTGGGTCCAGGGGAACCTCACTGCCTGTGGccgctctctcttcctcttcgaTGAGATGGACAAGCTGCCCCCTGGCCTGATGGAAGTCCTGCAGCCCTTCCTGGGCCCCTCTTGGGTTGTGTATGGGACCAATTATCGCAAAGCCATTTTCATCTTTATCAG CAATACTGGTGGTGAGCAGATCAACCAGGTGGCCCTGGAGGCATGGCGCAGCCGCAGGGACAGGGAGGAAATCAGCctgcaggagctggagccagCAGTCTCCCGAGCTGTGCTGGACAACCGTCATC ATGGCTTCTGGCAGTCTGGCATAATGGAGGAACACCTGCTGGATGCTGTGgtgcccttcctcccactccagcGGCATCACGTGCGCCACTGTGTACTCAATGAACTGGCTCAGCTGGGCCTGGAGCCCCGAGAGGAGGTAGTCCAGGCCGTGCTGGACAGTACCACCTACTTCCCTGAGGAGGAACTGCTCTTCTCCTCTAATGGCTGCAAGACAGTGGCCTCCCGAGTCACATTTTTCCTCTGA
- the Tor2a gene encoding prosalusin isoform X2 yields the protein MAVARHGCQPWGSILGLLGLALAAATSWDVGSLRCSFGSFCECDFRPDLPGLECDLARHLAGQHLAKALVVKSLKAFVQDPAPRKPLVLSLHGWTGTGKSYVSSLLAQYLFQGGFRSPHVHHFSPIIHFPHPSRTEQYKKELKSWVQGNLTACGRSLFLFDEMDKLPPGLMEVLQPFLGPSWVVYGTNYRKAIFIFISNTGGEQINQVALEAWRSRRDREEISLQELEPAVSRAVLDNRHRKWLLAVWHNGGTPAGCCGALPPTPAASRAPLCTQ from the exons ATGGCGGTGGCTAGGCACGGCTGCCAGCCCTGGGGCTCGATCCTCGGGCTGCTCGGGCTGGCCTTGGCCGCCGCCACCTCCTGGGACGTGGGTTCTCTGCGCTGCAGCTTCGGCTCGTTCTGCGAGTGCGACTTCAGGCCGGACTTGCCCG GTCTGGAATGTGACCTGGCTCGACACCTAGCTGGCCAGCATTTGGCCAAGGCCCTGGTGGTAAAGTCACTGAAGGCCTTTGTACAGGACCCAGCCCCGAGAAAGCCACTGGTCCTTTCCCTGCACGGCTGGACAGGCACCGGAAAGTCCTACGTTAGCTCCCTGCTGGCACAGTATCTCTTCCAGGGTGGCTTCCGCAGCCCTCACGTGCACCACTTCTCCCCCATCATCCACTTCCCGCACCCCAGCCGCACTGAGCAGTACAAG AAGGAGCTCAAGAGCTGGGTCCAGGGGAACCTCACTGCCTGTGGccgctctctcttcctcttcgaTGAGATGGACAAGCTGCCCCCTGGCCTGATGGAAGTCCTGCAGCCCTTCCTGGGCCCCTCTTGGGTTGTGTATGGGACCAATTATCGCAAAGCCATTTTCATCTTTATCAG CAATACTGGTGGTGAGCAGATCAACCAGGTGGCCCTGGAGGCATGGCGCAGCCGCAGGGACAGGGAGGAAATCAGCctgcaggagctggagccagCAGTCTCCCGAGCTGTGCTGGACAACCGTCATCGTAA ATGGCTTCTGGCAGTCTGGCATAATGGAGGAACACCTGCTGGATGCTGTGgtgcccttcctcccactccagcGGCATCACGTGCGCCACTGTGTACTCAATGA
- the LOC127206872 gene encoding SH2 domain-containing protein 3C, whose amino-acid sequence MTERCSLWSALSAAACCFYRGSLVQVQFSKEKYILDSSPEKLHKELEEELKLSSTDLRSHAWYHGRIPREVSETLVQRNGDFLIRDSLTSLGDYVLTCRWHNQALHFKINKVVVKAGESYTHIQYLFEQESFDHVPALVRYHVGSRKAVSEQSGAIIYCPVNRTFPLRYLEASYGLSQGGNKAASPASPSGPKGSHMKRRSITMTDGLTSDKVTRSSDGCPNSTSLPHPRDSIRNCALSMDQIPDLHSPLSPISESPSSPAYSTVTRVHAAPAAPSTTAQPASPVARRSSEPQLCPGSAPKPPGESDKGPHASPSHSLCKASPSPSLSSYSDPDSGHYCQLQPPIRGSREWAAGETPRKAKSSGERQKELSENGVSEGEWGKTFTVPVVEATSSFNLATFQSKLIPQENRPLEVGLLRKVKELLSEVDARTLARHVTKVDCLVARILGVTKEMQTLMGVRWGMELLTLPHGRQLRLDLLERFHTMSIMLAVDILGCTGSAEERAALLHKTIQLAAELRGTMGNMFSFAAVMGALEMAQISRLEQTWVTLRQRHTEGAILYEKKLKPFLKSLNEGKEGPPLSNTTFPHVLPFITLLECDSAPAEGPEPWGSTEHGVEVVLAHLEAARTVAHHGGVYHTNAEVKLQGFQPRPELLEVFSTEFQMRLLWGSQGANSSQARRYEKFDKVLTALSHKLEPAIRSSEL is encoded by the exons gtctctgagaccCTGGTACAGCGCAATGGCGACTTCCTCATTCGAGACTCACTCACCAGCTTGGGGGACTATGTGCTCACATGTCGCTGGCACAATCAGGCCTTGCACTTCAAGATCAACAAGGTGGTGGTGAAGGCTGGCGAGAGCTACACCCACATCCAGTACCTGTTTGAGCAGGAGAGCTTCGACCACGTGCCCGCCCTTGTGCGCTACCATGTGGGCAGCCGGAAGGCTGTGTCTGAACAGAGTGGGGCCATCATCTATTGCCCTGTCAACCGCACCTTCCCACTGCGCTACCTCGAGGCCAGCTATGGCCTGAGCCAGGGCGGCAACAAGGCTGCCAGCCCAGCCAGCCCCTCAGGCCCCAAGGGCAGCCACATGAAGAGAAGGAGCATTACCATGACTGACGGACTCACCTCCGACAAGGTCACCCGCAGCAGCGATGGCTGCCCCAACAG CACCTCACTACCCCATCCCCGGGACTCCATCAGAAACTGTGCCCTCAGCATGGACCAGATCCCAGATCTACACTCACCCTTATCTCCTATCTCCGAGAGCCCCAGCTCCCCTGCGTATAGCACTG TCACCCGTGTCCACGCTGCCCCTGCCGCCCCCTCTACCACAGCACAGCCTGCCTCCCCAGTCGCCCGCCGCTCCAGCGAACCCCAGCTATGTCCTGGAAGTGCTCCAAAGCCTCCTGGGGAGTCAGACAAGGGCCCCCATGCAAGCCCTTCCCACAGCCTCTGCAAGGCCTCGCCGTCACCGTCGCTCAGCAGCTACAGTGACCCGGACTCTGGCCACTACTGTCAGCTCCAGCCTCCCATCCGTGGCAGCCGAGAGTGGGCAGCGGGGGAGACGCCCCGGAAGGCTAAGAGCTCTGGAGAGAGGCAAAAGGAACTGTCAGAAAATGGAGTTTCTGAGGGGGAGTGGGGCAAGACCTTCACAGTCCCTGTAGTGGAAGCCACCTCGTCTTTCAATCTGGCTACCTTCCAGTCCAAGCTGATCCCCCAGGAGAACCGGCCTCTGGAGGTGGGCCTTCTGCGCAAGGTCAAGGAACTGCTCTCGGAGGTGGATGCCCGGACGCTGGCCCGACACGTCACCAAGGTCGACTGCCTG GTTGCTAGGATACTGGGCGTTACCAAGGAGATGCAGACCCTAATGGGAGTCCGCTGGGGCATGGAGCTGCTCACCCTCCCCCATGGCCGGCAGCTAAGACTAGACCTGCTGGAAAG GTTCCACACCATGTCCATCATGCTGGCGGTGGATATCCTGGGCTGCACAGGCTCCGCGGAGGAGCGGGCTGCGCTGCTGCATAAGACTATCCAGCTGGCGGCGGAGCTGCGGGGCACGATGGGCAACATGTTCAGCTTCGCCGCGGTCATGGGCGccctggagatggctcag ATTTCAAGGCTGGAGCAGACATGGGTGACCCTGAGGCAGCGACACACGGAGGGTGCCATTCTGTATGAGAAGAAACTCAAGCCTTTCCTCAAGAGCCTCAACGAAGGCAAAG AAGGCCCGCCGCTGAGCAACACCACGTTTCCCCACGTGCTGCCGTTCATTACTCTGCTGGAGTGTGACTCCGCCCCGGCCGAGGGTCCCGAACCCTGGGGCAGCACAGAGCACGGCGTGGAGGTTGTGCTAGCCCACCTGGAGGCCGCCCGCACTGTGGCACACCATGGGGGTGTCTACCACACCAACGCTGAGGTCAAGCTGCAGG GGTTCCAGCCCCGCCCAGAGCTCCTGGAAGTGTTCAGCACAGAGTTCCAGATGCGTCTCCTCTGGGGCAGCCAGGGTGCCAACAGCAGCCAGGCCCGGCGCTATGAGAAGTTTGACAAAGTCCTCACTGCCTTGTCCCACAAGCTGGAACCTGCCATTCGCTCTAGTGAGCTGTGA